One window from the genome of Erwinia sorbitola encodes:
- a CDS encoding tRNA/rRNA methyltransferase: MNDEFKGKSGKVKVMYVRGDDESSNGGKNPRTGKGGSRPDGERRPSRNADSKPRGGRDRDEGRSDSPWRTVSRAPNAAPAADDKPDHGGISGKSYIDPEQIRRQRMEETRVYGENACQALFQSRPECIVRAWFIQSVTPRFREALKYMAANRKAYHTVDEAELQKASGTEHHGGVCFLIKKRVGMPVSEWLAIAGEKDCVLALEDIGNPHNLGGIMRSCAHFGVKGLLVDDASLLESGAAVRTAEGGAEHVQAISGESFAAGLSAFRKAGYTIVTTSSHKGVPLSRAELPAKMVLVLGQERDGLSDSTFDQGDLSVSISGTGKVESLNVSVATGVLLAEWWRQNA; encoded by the coding sequence ATGAACGACGAATTTAAAGGTAAGAGCGGCAAGGTCAAAGTGATGTATGTCCGCGGTGATGATGAGAGCAGTAATGGCGGGAAAAATCCGCGCACCGGTAAAGGTGGTTCTCGTCCGGATGGTGAACGCCGTCCATCACGAAATGCAGACAGCAAGCCACGTGGCGGGCGCGATCGCGACGAAGGGCGTTCTGACTCTCCGTGGCGTACCGTTTCCCGTGCACCAAACGCAGCACCCGCAGCTGATGATAAGCCGGATCACGGTGGTATCAGCGGTAAAAGTTATATCGATCCAGAACAGATACGCCGTCAGCGTATGGAAGAGACGCGTGTGTATGGCGAAAATGCCTGCCAGGCGCTGTTCCAGAGCCGTCCGGAGTGCATTGTGCGTGCCTGGTTTATCCAGAGCGTAACTCCGCGCTTCCGTGAAGCGTTAAAGTATATGGCGGCCAACCGCAAGGCTTACCACACCGTTGATGAAGCCGAGCTGCAAAAGGCTTCCGGAACTGAACACCATGGTGGTGTTTGCTTCCTGATCAAAAAACGCGTGGGCATGCCCGTCAGTGAATGGCTGGCAATCGCCGGTGAGAAAGATTGTGTGCTGGCGCTGGAAGATATCGGCAACCCGCATAACCTGGGTGGCATTATGCGCAGCTGTGCGCACTTTGGCGTGAAAGGTTTGCTGGTAGATGATGCCTCCTTGCTGGAGTCGGGCGCAGCTGTGCGTACCGCAGAAGGCGGCGCAGAACATGTTCAGGCAATTAGCGGTGAAAGCTTTGCTGCCGGTCTGAGCGCGTTCCGCAAAGCAGGCTATACCATTGTGACCACATCCAGCCATAAAGGCGTACCGCTCTCAAGGGCAGAACTGCCAGCTAAAATGGTACTGGTTCTTGGTCAGGAACGTGATGGTCTGTCCGACAGCACCTTCGATCAGGGTGACCTGAGCGTTTCAATCAGCGGTACCGGTAAAGTGGAAAGCTTGAACGTTTCCGTGGCAACGGGTGTTCTGCTGGCTGAATGGTGGCGTCAAAACGCGTAA
- the emrB gene encoding multidrug efflux MFS transporter permease subunit EmrB, which yields MARKPLEGTQLVLMTIALSLATFMQVLDSTIANVAIPTIAGNLGASNSQGTWVITSFGVANAISIPITGWLAKRFGEVKLFLWSTVAFVVASWLCGMSESLSMLIFFRVIQGIVAGPLIPLSQSLLLNNYPPAKRSVALSLWAMTVIVAPICGPILGGWISDNYHWGWIFFINVPIGVVVVLLAFQTLRNRETATVIRPIDTVGLVLLVVGIGCLQVMLDRGKELDWFSSPEIITLTVIAVVALAVLLVWELTDDHPIVDLSLFKSRNFTIGCLSISLAYMLYFGSIVLLPQLLQEVYGYTATWAGLASAPVGIIPVILSPIIGRFAHKLDMRRLVSFSFIMYAVCFYWRAYTFEPGMDFGASAWPQFIQGFAVACFFMPLTTITLSGLPPERLAAASSLSNFTRTLAGSIGTSITTTMWTNRESLHHAQLTESVTPYNANAQQMYAKLEQMGMSHEQASAYLAQQITNQGLIISANEIFWASAGVFLVLLILVWFARPPFGAGSGGGGAH from the coding sequence ATGGCGCGTAAACCGCTTGAAGGCACGCAGCTGGTTCTGATGACCATTGCGCTGTCGCTGGCTACTTTTATGCAGGTGCTGGACTCCACGATTGCTAACGTGGCGATCCCCACCATTGCCGGGAACCTGGGAGCCTCTAACTCTCAGGGCACCTGGGTGATCACCTCATTTGGCGTGGCGAATGCCATTTCAATTCCGATCACCGGCTGGCTGGCCAAGCGTTTCGGGGAAGTGAAACTGTTTCTGTGGTCGACGGTGGCGTTTGTCGTCGCTTCATGGCTGTGCGGCATGTCCGAAAGCCTGAGCATGCTGATCTTCTTCCGCGTAATCCAGGGTATCGTCGCAGGCCCGCTGATCCCGCTATCGCAGAGCCTGCTGCTAAATAACTATCCTCCGGCCAAGCGTAGTGTGGCGCTATCGCTATGGGCGATGACGGTGATCGTTGCCCCGATTTGTGGCCCGATCCTCGGCGGCTGGATCAGTGATAACTATCACTGGGGATGGATCTTCTTTATCAACGTACCGATTGGTGTGGTCGTCGTGCTGCTGGCATTTCAGACGCTGCGCAACCGCGAAACTGCCACCGTCATCCGTCCAATCGATACCGTCGGTCTGGTCTTGCTGGTGGTGGGTATTGGTTGCCTGCAGGTGATGCTGGATCGCGGTAAAGAGCTGGACTGGTTCAGTTCCCCGGAAATTATTACATTAACGGTGATAGCCGTCGTAGCCCTGGCGGTGCTACTGGTGTGGGAGTTGACCGACGATCACCCGATTGTCGATCTGTCGCTATTTAAATCGCGCAACTTTACCATCGGCTGTCTGTCGATAAGCCTTGCCTATATGCTCTATTTTGGCTCGATCGTCCTTCTGCCGCAGCTGTTGCAGGAGGTATACGGCTACACGGCCACCTGGGCAGGGCTGGCATCGGCGCCCGTCGGAATTATTCCGGTGATCCTGTCGCCGATTATCGGTCGCTTTGCGCATAAGCTGGATATGCGGCGGCTGGTGAGCTTCAGCTTCATCATGTATGCGGTGTGCTTCTACTGGCGTGCCTATACCTTTGAACCGGGTATGGATTTTGGTGCGTCGGCCTGGCCGCAATTTATCCAGGGCTTTGCAGTGGCCTGCTTCTTTATGCCTCTGACCACCATCACGCTCTCGGGGCTGCCTCCGGAAAGGCTGGCGGCGGCTTCCAGTCTGTCGAACTTTACCCGAACGCTGGCAGGTTCGATTGGTACCTCGATTACCACAACCATGTGGACTAATCGTGAGTCGTTGCACCATGCACAGCTGACGGAATCAGTTACGCCATACAACGCGAACGCACAGCAGATGTATGCGAAGCTGGAGCAAATGGGCATGTCGCACGAACAGGCATCGGCCTACCTTGCACAGCAGATCACTAATCAGGGGCTGATTATCTCAGCCAACGAGATCTTCTGGGCGTCTGCGGGGGTCTTCCTGGTGCTGCTGATTCTGGTGTGGTTCGCACGTCCACCGTTTGGAGCTGGTAGCGGCGGCGGCGGTGCTCACTAA